A single window of Granulicella sibirica DNA harbors:
- the mfd gene encoding transcription-repair coupling factor — MVLPFVRDLLADLERSETFERVRRHLAAGSGRRRIAGLTFTARSLYLPSFVKAANGPCLILVADNKAAEALHLAVTAACELTGALAPESVLRLPGHDVLPFENLSPHPEIQEHRAATLWKLCEKSASKTSATPRLIIAPVEAACMRLFPRDFYNGLALRLRTGEEYMPDMLVDHLLSVGYTKVDVVEMPGQVTLRGGILDVYSPEQERPVRIDFFGDEIESIRKFDPETQRSSSPTDHVLLLPLTEFPITEKILAAVNARLTRSGSAAGANLEGGEQPRELQTHVATRSGEATIFPGWEFFAPVAGANGTLLDLLGPTTRVFIEEPAMVKNQGERWWNKVEQRHERAGIGNLIRPEDIYISPWALDDRLRDFSGCELDQLGAVDILDADRSDLSEVDFHTRPTQRFHGSIPTLIEAIKDLTLGDTRVLLTAPNQGEVERLASLLQEYGVPYRLGSRNTQPGSTTVYSESSYLGGDLRTPVIVKTAIANGVQVLDLDKATARQIVLFGAQDLTDDADVAPRVTRRTKSKTSAFISDFRDLAVGDYVVHVEHGIARYCGLRVLDEDPAATPLELMILEFADEAKLYVPLTRLDLIQKYRSTDTGPAPQLNKLGNPAWQKTKARVKKAMADMAGELLKLYAQRKAAQGTPFSPDTNMQHEFEDAFDFTETDDQLSAIADIKRDMESTQPMDRLLCGDVGYGKTEVAMRAAFKAVQDGKQVAVLAPTTVLSFQHFESFKKRFANFPVNIDMLSRFRTAKEKAEVMEKCAEGKIDILVGTHAILGQSLKFQDLGLLIVDEEQRFGVKHKERLKQMRASIDVLAMSATPIPRTLHMSLIGLRDMSVIETPPKDRMAIQTIVAKFDEKLMRTAIEMELERGGQTYFVHNRVETIYELASKIRELVPSARVVVGHGQLPEAELERVMLAFMNHEYDVLCATSIIENGLDIPLANTIIINRADRHGLSELYQLRGRVGRSNRRAYAYLLIPPETELTEIARRRLAALKEFSDLGAGFKIAALDLELRGAGNMLGGEQSGHIEAIGFEMYTTMLGEAVAKLKGEDGPTEETATLNLGISLRIDATYIPEENQRLRMYKKIAGAPDEATLEDVRAELADRYGDIPDSVKNLLSAGEIRIHCERLGIASLERKRTAIDLPADPKAAAKPAPTINGRQSIPGRYGQAPVHNPLQHTYRAVASRPVTNATMAVRATAGARPATPGQAGSIKPMREMLYVKFTESTHAPAESGRQKMGIDPGLLMKLVSRNTKNGAQFTPQGVLRWPLTSAKAEDVLTETRALLNSLDPAS; from the coding sequence GCTCTGGAAGCTGTGCGAAAAATCCGCCTCGAAGACCTCCGCCACGCCGCGCCTCATCATCGCGCCAGTCGAGGCGGCATGCATGCGGCTCTTCCCGCGTGACTTCTACAACGGCCTCGCACTTCGCCTTCGCACCGGCGAGGAGTACATGCCGGATATGCTCGTCGACCATCTGCTTTCGGTCGGCTATACGAAGGTCGACGTGGTGGAGATGCCCGGGCAGGTGACGCTGCGCGGCGGCATCCTCGACGTGTACTCGCCCGAGCAGGAACGCCCCGTCCGCATCGATTTCTTCGGCGACGAGATCGAGTCCATCCGCAAGTTCGATCCGGAGACACAGCGCTCCTCGTCACCGACGGATCACGTTCTTCTTCTGCCGCTTACCGAGTTCCCCATCACGGAAAAGATCCTCGCCGCCGTGAACGCCAGGCTGACTCGGTCGGGTTCGGCGGCCGGTGCGAACCTAGAAGGTGGTGAGCAACCGCGCGAGTTACAAACTCATGTAGCCACACGCAGCGGTGAGGCGACGATCTTTCCGGGATGGGAGTTCTTTGCACCCGTAGCCGGGGCTAATGGGACGCTGCTCGATCTGCTTGGGCCGACGACGCGCGTCTTCATCGAAGAGCCCGCGATGGTCAAGAACCAGGGCGAGCGCTGGTGGAACAAGGTCGAGCAGCGCCACGAGCGTGCCGGCATCGGAAACCTTATCCGCCCTGAGGACATCTACATCTCGCCATGGGCACTTGATGACCGCCTGCGCGATTTCAGCGGATGCGAGCTCGATCAGCTTGGCGCGGTCGATATCCTCGATGCGGATCGGTCAGACCTCTCCGAGGTCGACTTTCACACGCGGCCGACGCAGCGCTTTCATGGGTCGATCCCGACGCTGATCGAGGCCATCAAGGACCTTACCCTTGGCGATACGCGCGTTCTGTTGACCGCGCCGAATCAGGGCGAGGTCGAGCGGCTTGCGTCGCTTCTGCAGGAGTATGGCGTACCGTACCGGCTCGGCTCGCGCAACACGCAGCCCGGCTCGACGACGGTCTATTCGGAGTCGAGCTATCTTGGCGGCGATCTGCGCACGCCGGTCATCGTCAAGACGGCCATTGCGAACGGCGTGCAGGTGCTCGACCTTGATAAGGCGACGGCTCGGCAGATCGTTCTCTTCGGCGCGCAGGATCTTACCGACGACGCCGATGTCGCGCCGCGTGTTACTCGCCGTACGAAGTCCAAGACATCAGCGTTTATCTCCGACTTCCGCGACTTAGCCGTCGGCGATTACGTTGTGCACGTCGAGCATGGCATTGCACGCTACTGCGGTCTGCGTGTGCTCGATGAAGACCCCGCCGCCACACCGCTCGAGCTGATGATTCTTGAGTTCGCGGATGAAGCGAAGCTCTATGTTCCGCTGACGCGACTGGATCTTATCCAGAAGTATCGGAGCACCGATACTGGACCTGCACCGCAGCTCAACAAGCTCGGCAACCCCGCGTGGCAGAAGACCAAGGCGCGGGTCAAGAAGGCCATGGCCGACATGGCCGGCGAGTTACTCAAGCTGTACGCGCAGCGCAAAGCCGCGCAAGGAACGCCCTTCTCTCCCGACACCAACATGCAGCACGAGTTCGAAGACGCCTTCGACTTCACCGAGACCGACGACCAGCTCTCCGCCATCGCCGACATCAAGCGTGATATGGAATCGACCCAGCCCATGGACCGCCTGCTCTGCGGCGACGTTGGCTACGGCAAGACCGAAGTCGCCATGCGAGCCGCCTTCAAGGCCGTGCAGGATGGCAAGCAAGTGGCTGTGCTTGCGCCTACGACGGTCCTCAGCTTCCAGCACTTCGAGTCCTTCAAGAAGCGGTTCGCCAACTTCCCCGTGAACATCGACATGCTCTCCCGCTTTCGCACCGCGAAGGAGAAGGCCGAGGTGATGGAGAAGTGCGCGGAAGGCAAGATCGACATCCTCGTAGGCACCCACGCCATTCTCGGGCAGTCGCTCAAGTTCCAGGACCTCGGCCTGCTTATCGTCGACGAAGAGCAGCGCTTTGGCGTCAAGCACAAGGAGCGGCTCAAGCAGATGCGCGCGTCAATCGATGTCCTTGCGATGTCTGCAACGCCCATCCCGCGCACGCTGCACATGTCGCTCATTGGCCTGCGCGATATGTCGGTCATCGAGACGCCGCCGAAAGACCGCATGGCCATCCAGACCATCGTCGCCAAGTTCGACGAGAAGCTCATGCGCACGGCCATCGAGATGGAGTTAGAGCGTGGTGGCCAGACTTACTTCGTGCATAACCGCGTCGAGACCATCTACGAGTTAGCCTCAAAAATCCGCGAGTTAGTTCCGAGTGCACGCGTCGTCGTTGGCCATGGCCAGTTGCCGGAAGCCGAGCTCGAGCGCGTCATGCTCGCCTTCATGAACCACGAGTATGACGTGCTCTGCGCCACGTCGATCATCGAGAACGGCCTCGACATCCCACTCGCCAACACCATCATCATCAACCGCGCTGATCGGCATGGACTGAGCGAGTTATACCAACTCAGGGGACGCGTCGGACGCTCGAATCGCCGCGCTTATGCCTATCTTCTCATTCCACCCGAGACGGAACTCACCGAGATAGCACGCCGCAGGCTAGCCGCGCTTAAGGAGTTCTCTGACTTAGGCGCAGGCTTCAAGATCGCCGCGCTTGACCTTGAGCTAAGGGGTGCGGGTAACATGCTTGGCGGCGAGCAGTCCGGCCACATCGAGGCCATCGGCTTCGAGATGTATACGACGATGCTCGGTGAAGCGGTCGCCAAGCTCAAGGGCGAGGACGGCCCGACCGAGGAGACCGCGACCCTCAACCTCGGCATCTCGCTGCGCATCGACGCGACGTACATCCCGGAAGAGAACCAGCGCCTGCGTATGTACAAGAAGATCGCCGGAGCACCGGATGAGGCCACGCTCGAGGACGTTCGTGCCGAACTTGCCGACCGTTACGGGGACATTCCCGACTCCGTAAAGAACCTGCTGTCCGCGGGCGAGATCCGCATTCACTGTGAGCGCCTCGGCATTGCCTCGCTCGAGCGTAAGCGGACAGCCATTGACCTTCCGGCAGACCCCAAGGCTGCCGCGAAGCCCGCACCGACGATCAACGGTCGTCAAAGCATTCCCGGGCGCTACGGGCAGGCTCCCGTCCACAATCCGCTGCAGCACACCTACCGTGCGGTGGCCTCGCGGCCGGTTACGAACGCGACCATGGCCGTCCGCGCTACAGCGGGAGCACGCCCCGCGACGCCCGGGCAGGCGGGCTCGATCAAGCCCATGCGCGAGATGCTATACGTCAAGTTCACTGAGAGCACCCACGCCCCCGCTGAATCCGGGCGGCAGAAGATGGGCATCGACCCTGGCCTCTTGATGAAGCTCGTCAGCCGCAATACCAAGAACGGCGCGCAGTTCACGCCACAGGGTGTCCTGCGTTGGCCACTGACTTCAGCGAAAGCCGAAGACGTTCTTACTGAGACCCGCGCGCTGCTCAACTCCCTTGATCCTGCGTCGTGA